A window of the Deltaproteobacteria bacterium genome harbors these coding sequences:
- a CDS encoding helix-turn-helix domain-containing protein, translating to MNIPLKTKIIKSQRPQIAIARDAEIPEPYLSKIVRGWIEPKPEIKKKIAKALKCRVEEIFSTTDQGA from the coding sequence ATGAACATTCCTTTGAAAACCAAAATAATTAAATCACAACGTCCTCAAATCGCTATTGCACGTGATGCGGAGATACCAGAGCCCTACTTGTCTAAAATTGTTCGGGGGTGGATTGAACCCAAGCCCGAAATTAAGAAAAAAATTGCCAAGGCCCTGAAATGCCGTGTTGAGGAAATTTTCTCGACCACAGACCAGGGGGCTTAG
- a CDS encoding NCS2 family permease: MLDSFFGLKKSGSSVGREVLAGGTTFIVMAYIIFVNPAILSFAGIKDFQGLGPPFVPTMAVTCLVAGIMTILMGFVTNYPLAIASGMGLNAVVAFQLIVGLKLPWPSAMGIIFVEGLIISVLVITGFREAVMQAIPLTFKRAISVGIGLFILFIGLVNGGFVKAGVGIPVTIGEFGSIQALVAIIGFFLTLTLMARGVRGALLIGIIITTIVAIFLNAVSGYTAFSTPGVAVMPRRILAFPDFSTFGRGFNFEAFSRLGILSALLTVFSVMLADFFDTMGTVIGIGGKAGWLDEKGALPRINKILFIDSLAAAFGGFASASSATTYIESAAGVSQGGRTGLASVVTGVLFLLALFFSPLVAVVPAQATAPALIIVGFLMCGIVREIPFDDFDEGFPALLTMVMMPFTYSITNGIGAGFVSYVFIKLVRGKGRELHWMMVLVSLAFFIYFCLDWIKKGIGSSL; this comes from the coding sequence ATGCTTGATTCGTTTTTTGGGCTCAAGAAAAGCGGCAGTTCGGTGGGGAGAGAGGTTTTGGCCGGGGGCACGACATTCATCGTGATGGCTTACATCATATTCGTCAATCCTGCAATTCTTTCCTTCGCCGGGATCAAAGATTTTCAAGGGCTGGGCCCCCCTTTTGTGCCGACCATGGCCGTAACCTGCCTGGTGGCCGGGATAATGACGATCCTTATGGGTTTCGTCACCAATTATCCTCTTGCCATTGCCTCAGGAATGGGGCTTAATGCGGTTGTGGCCTTTCAACTGATCGTGGGGCTCAAATTGCCCTGGCCGTCGGCCATGGGTATCATCTTTGTTGAGGGTTTAATCATCTCCGTCCTCGTGATAACGGGTTTCCGGGAAGCGGTTATGCAAGCCATCCCGCTGACTTTCAAACGGGCCATCAGTGTCGGCATCGGTTTATTTATCCTCTTCATCGGCCTCGTAAACGGCGGTTTTGTAAAGGCCGGGGTGGGAATCCCCGTCACGATAGGAGAATTCGGCAGTATCCAGGCCCTGGTCGCCATAATAGGGTTCTTTCTCACCCTTACCCTCATGGCTCGTGGGGTGCGGGGCGCCCTGCTGATCGGCATCATTATTACCACAATCGTCGCCATCTTCCTCAATGCCGTGAGTGGGTACACCGCCTTCTCTACCCCCGGAGTGGCGGTAATGCCCCGTCGGATTCTTGCTTTTCCGGACTTCTCAACCTTCGGCCGGGGCTTCAACTTCGAAGCCTTTTCCCGACTTGGAATCCTGTCTGCCTTGCTTACGGTCTTTTCCGTCATGCTGGCCGACTTTTTCGACACCATGGGCACGGTCATCGGAATCGGAGGGAAGGCCGGTTGGCTTGACGAAAAGGGGGCCTTACCGCGGATTAACAAGATCCTGTTCATCGATTCACTGGCCGCCGCCTTTGGGGGGTTTGCTTCTGCCAGTTCAGCGACCACTTATATCGAGAGCGCAGCCGGCGTTTCCCAGGGCGGACGGACAGGTTTAGCCTCGGTGGTTACAGGGGTCCTTTTCCTTTTGGCCCTATTCTTTTCTCCCCTCGTTGCCGTCGTACCCGCCCAGGCCACGGCCCCGGCATTGATCATTGTGGGTTTTCTGATGTGCGGTATTGTCCGGGAGATTCCATTTGACGATTTTGACGAAGGTTTTCCGGCGCTGCTGACCATGGTAATGATGCCCTTTACCTACAGCATTACCAACGGTATCGGGGCAGGTTTTGTATCTTACGTGTTTATCAAGCTGGTCAGGGGGAAGGGCCGTGAATTGCATTGGATGATGGTTCTGGTGTCCCTGGCCTTTTTTATCTATTTTTGCCTTGACTGGATTAAAAAAGGTATCGGATCATCTTTATAA
- a CDS encoding helix-turn-helix domain-containing protein, translating to MTEEINTSKPKRKKLSPDEKANKKRGYRLNEIEKAGIVALLESGKGIRQIARETGRPISTISRIANRKVSVPVQPEHVEQIKRSLSGKLYKRADESVDLMGDGRLNEMSAFQLAGITKHTVETARLLDNESTVNLAAQISEIRTLSRADLQSLIDVIIAEREKQIYQDAPSDGS from the coding sequence ATGACTGAAGAAATCAATACCAGTAAGCCCAAGAGAAAGAAATTGAGCCCTGATGAGAAGGCCAACAAAAAACGGGGGTATCGCTTGAATGAAATCGAGAAGGCCGGCATCGTGGCCTTGCTTGAAAGCGGAAAGGGCATTCGGCAAATTGCACGGGAAACCGGGCGGCCTATTTCAACTATCTCCCGGATAGCAAACAGGAAGGTAAGTGTTCCAGTTCAACCGGAACATGTGGAACAGATTAAAAGAAGCTTATCCGGGAAGTTGTATAAACGGGCCGATGAATCTGTTGACCTGATGGGTGATGGGCGGCTGAATGAAATGTCCGCCTTTCAATTAGCCGGGATCACCAAACACACCGTTGAGACGGCCAGATTGCTTGACAACGAGTCTACCGTTAATCTCGCCGCTCAAATCTCCGAGATTCGCACCCTAAGCCGAGCAGATCTCCAAAGTTTGATAGATGTGATCATAGCAGAGCGAGAGAAACAAATTTATCAGGATGCCCCTTCAGATGGGTCCTAA